The DNA sequence GGACCCTTTTAAAAGTGTACGTTCTAGCAATTCAATCAATAAtggtctatatatatatatatatatatatacacctaTGTTTCCCTGTTTCTCAAACACCCCGCCTCATCTAAAAAACCTAGCTTGTATTGGAAAGTTAAACCCAAAACGATCCATGGCCTTCAACCATGCACCATCAAACTCATCGGTGACCTTACTAGCTAGCTACCCCACTTGACTACCTTACCAATGATTATTAGGAGTACTGCCTCACCGAAGGCACCCAAAAGCATTAATTCACTTGCATTTTGGGTCACTATATCAGGTAACTTTTCGcaaaaggtaagaaaaagaaaaaggatttgGTTCATGTAGTTTCAAAGCTTGAACTTAGTCTAGTTTATTGCAGTTTACTGATACGCTACTCGATCTGCTTATGGAATCCCTGTATTTCTACTGGAAAGGTTGATTTTTGGTTCGTTTTTGTGCATTTTGATCTGAGTTGGAAGTTGGTTTGTGTTTAGAATAGTGTAAAAAAGCTCATTGGATGGAAATAGGGAAGAGGGGCCATTGTAGCTGTGTTCCAGTCTGGTTCGGGCTTTGAATCTAAATTGCTTTGTTCTTATAATGAGCCAAGATTTCTAGTTCTTCTAACCTTACTTCGGCATCCCAAAAATAGATTTGATCCATGCTCCAACCATCACTTCAATCATATATAAAGCAacttccactttcaaaatctagaaaatcatcTTCATTTGATAACAAAATACTATGCTGACCAACTGTTTTTTAGGTTCATCTACCAACAGTACTTTTCAGGGAGAAGTAGGAAGAGTTCAGTATTTGCGGTTGAAAGAGATCATATGATACCAAACTCATACTCTTCACCATCCATACTACTCATAAAGCACAAGATGGACCACTAGAATGATACTAGTGATTATTCTTCAGAATTATTGCCTTCAAGTACACCACAAAAGAACTGAGAAGCCTAGAATGATTGTAATCAACCATTAGTAGAAGATGTTTATACTTGAAATTGCTTGAAATCACATTACACTGCTAATAATACTATGACATTATTCTTTCCAATCATCTTTATCTCAGAGATCGGACAGGGTTATTCTATCAGATTACACATAGGTTCACAATGGTAATACTAGTGGCAGCACTAAGAAATGATCAGCATTCCTTCTTGTCTTCCTTCTCGACCTGAAGGCCCCTGGAATCCCAACTGTGAGAACTGagaatttttacaataattgTTCCTTTGTCACAGCCAATTGCAACCCTGTCCAGAGAACCAATGGCAATGGTAAGAAAAGTGAGCATACAAATCCATTTTCCCCCACGCTCAGTGACTGAAAGATCATTTACTATGCATATAAATCTTTGTATGTTTTGAGCATATTAACATTCTTCAAACTgataaggaaggaaggaaggaaaatTACCTGTTTGAACCTTTTATGCATCCAAAAGTCCAAACTCTTTCAAGACCATAGTCTAGCGTGTTCTCAAGCCTGCAATTTAACgagaattattaagaaaaatatgatactTCTAGCTGACAGAACCTGGTTTCTTGCTAATACGAGAAAAAAggttgaaaaaacaaaaatatgcagCATATCTGGAACCAATGCTTATGGAAAAAGAGGGGTCTGGCAGATTTCTCTATCACTTGGACTTAATAGAAAGACAATTTGAACAATGAAATTGTTACCTATAAGTCACTGAATCCCAAATGCGAACAGTGCTATCCTCAGAACCTGTAATGAGTAGGGGAAGTTCAGGATGAACACACACTGCAGAAACATTATTTGTGTGGCCTTCAAGTGTTTGGACACAACTTTTGGCTTGATAGTCCCAGACCTGTTTTCAGCATATTCATCAATATACGACTCAGCTAATATTTACATATGATCTCCATACAGTCATGAAAAATATAGAGTACTAGCAGACCTTAGCAGTGTGATCATCAGAACCAGAGATTAGATATGGTTTAGGGCCACTCATGAAGTAATCAATGCAATTCACCCCTTTTGAATGGCCATCCAAGGTAAAATCTGGTGCAGGAGAGCTCAGATTCCAAATCTGAAAAAGGTGATATTAATTTCCATCAGAAAAATTGCACATTCACATATATATACTGTGAccaaaaaaatagtaaagaagTATTCATACCTTTATGGTGCCGTCAAGTGATGCACTTGAAAAGGTGCTGGGGTCTTTGGGATTAAAGGCTACCTGCATCACATAGTGACCATGTCCCTCAAAGATTTGAGCACACTCCCAACCTTTCTCCCAATCCCAAAGCTTTATGAGCATGTCATCAGAAGCCGACAGCACATATGGAAGGGTTGGATGGACTGCAACACTCCTAATGTAATCGGTATGTGCCTCAAATTCTGCAACCTTAACCATTGTATCATAGTTGAAGACTCGGATAAACTTGTCATCAGCTCCGGTAATAACCCATTGTTTGGTTGCTATGAACTTTGCAGACCTAACTGCAAATCCAAATTCAATGTTAAACAACAGTAATGACCTTGCCTAGGAGAGATAAGTAAGAAAATATATAGGCTTTGTTGCAGAAGTGTTTTCGAAAACATTTCTGAAAAACGATTTTTTGGAACTCCGATGTTCtggaaaacaaaaatctatttaaaaaccttaaaatattctttttacattctcttttatgaaaattaaaaaatgttttctattttctaattgtcAAAAAATAGGCTTATgcattcacatattgttttgtACATAGAATGAGAGATGGGCAAACATATGATGTAGAAAATATTGAATAGGTGGTGTTCATGTACCTGGTGATTCAGTGACCTTGAAAGACTTTACCAGTTCCTGGAATTGCACCCAAGAGTAAGCAATAATATTGCATAAAGAATTTGTATCAAGTTATGAAATGATGAATcacatttctttaattttctcgGTTCTCATGACAAAGATTAATTGTCATGGGAGCCAAGTAAAGATCGATGTTGAAAAATCCGAAATCCACACAGTTCCTTACCTGAGAATGGTAGTCCCAGATACACACAGTTCCTGAATACAGACTTGCCAAAATCCTGGAGGAAGTATCATGCAACATGCTTCAGTAAAACAAAAACTTTCTTGACATTGAAAGCTTCGGAAATTAAAGCAACTGATCATCATGGCTCTTACCATGGTTCTGTGGGATGTACATCCAGAGATTTTACTCTTTCTGACTGTTGAACTAGTTCTTTCTGACCAAGAAAACAATTACATACTGTCAGCATGTTAATCAAACAGATAggcaaatttaaaagaaatgcaGACTGAAATTAATTATGCCTACAAATAATTTGAAGTAAATCAAATACGTTAACATACCTGAATGTCCAGATTGAGAGCCTGTGACACAGCAAATGAGAAACAATAGAGTTAGTTCAAATTATTAGGCAAAAAGACCATTTACTTTTGTTTGATTCCCTCCACTTAGACactaatgaaaattgaaaatagcaATTATATATGGACTTACCATGTTGGGGGGGTGGAAAGCAGCGGATTGAAGCCTCGAGATTGCACCAGGGAAGAGAGAATTGTAGAGATTTTGTGGGTTTGGGAAATGCAGTTCCACCTCTTTAAATACTAAGGTATGCTTGGTAGCTAAGAAAATGTATGTTGGCGTTTTTTTAATCTATGAACCCACCCGTGCTTGAGATTCTTGTCTATGTTGTCACACGAAGGCCACAGTCCATGGATTAATC is a window from the Vitis riparia cultivar Riparia Gloire de Montpellier isolate 1030 chromosome 9, EGFV_Vit.rip_1.0, whole genome shotgun sequence genome containing:
- the LOC117922542 gene encoding coatomer subunit beta'-2-like is translated as MALNLDIQKELVQQSERVKSLDVHPTEPWILASLYSGTVCIWDYHSQELVKSFKVTESPVRSAKFIATKQWVITGADDKFIRVFNYDTMVKVAEFEAHTDYIRSVAVHPTLPYVLSASDDMLIKLWDWEKGWECAQIFEGHGHYVMQVAFNPKDPSTFSSASLDGTIKIWNLSSPAPDFTLDGHSKGVNCIDYFMSGPKPYLISGSDDHTAKVWDYQAKSCVQTLEGHTNNVSAVCVHPELPLLITGSEDSTVRIWDSVTYRLENTLDYGLERVWTFGCIKGSNRVAIGCDKGTIIVKILSSHSWDSRGLQVEKEDKKEC